From Panicum hallii strain FIL2 chromosome 2, PHallii_v3.1, whole genome shotgun sequence, a single genomic window includes:
- the LOC112881704 gene encoding meiotic nuclear division protein 1 homolog isoform X3 — protein MSKKRGLSLEEKREQMLQIFYESQDFYLLKELEKLGPKKGVISQSVKDVVQSLVDDDLVLKDKIGTSVYFWSLPSCAGNQLRNTYNKLESDLSNSKKRYVELVEHRDNLKRGREDSEERESALEELKAVELHHKKLKEELAAYADSDPAAVEAMKDAIDVAHSAANRWTDNIFTLQQWCSTTFPQAKEQLEHMYREVGITEDFEYLQ, from the exons ATG TCAAAGAAGAGGGGTCTCTCGTTGGAGGAGAAAAGGGAGCAAATGCTTCAAATATTTTATGAGAGTCAAGACTTCTATCTG CTTAAAGAACTAGAGAAATTGGGTCCTAAAAAGGGAGTGATCAGTCAGTCTGTGAAGGATGTTGTGCAAAGCCTGGTGGATGATGATCTTGTCTTGAAAGACAAAATAGGGACTTCT GTGTACTTTTGGAGTCTTCCAAGTTGTGCTGGGAACCAG CTGAGGAATACTTACAACAAGCTGGAATCTGATCTCTCAAACTCTAAAAAGCGTTATGTGGAGCTTGTTGAACATAGAGACAACTTGAAAAGAGGCAGGGAAGACTCT GAAGAGAGGGAATCGGCTCTGGAGGAGCTGAAGGCTGTAGAACTACACCATAAGAAGCTCAAG GAGGAACTAGCTGCATATGCAGATAGTGATCCAGCTGCAGTAGAAGCAATGA AGGATGCTATTGATGTTGCTCATTCAGCAGCTAACAGGTGGACAG ACAACATTTTCACTTTGCAACAGTGGTGTTCAACTACATTTCCACAAGCAAAAGAGCAACTTGAACATATGTACAGGGAG GTGGGGATAACTGAAGATTTTGAGTATCTGCAGTGA
- the LOC112881704 gene encoding meiotic nuclear division protein 1 homolog isoform X2, translating into MLQIFYESQDFYLLKELEKLGPKKGVISQSVKDVVQSLVDDDLVLKDKIGTSVYFWSLPSCAGNQYCRLQIKYFRNQDKMHLGVLLLRNTYNKLESDLSNSKKRYVELVEHRDNLKRGREDSEERESALEELKAVELHHKKLKEELAAYADSDPAAVEAMKDAIDVAHSAANRWTDNIFTLQQWCSTTFPQAKEQLEHMYREVGITEDFEYLQ; encoded by the exons ATGCTTCAAATATTTTATGAGAGTCAAGACTTCTATCTG CTTAAAGAACTAGAGAAATTGGGTCCTAAAAAGGGAGTGATCAGTCAGTCTGTGAAGGATGTTGTGCAAAGCCTGGTGGATGATGATCTTGTCTTGAAAGACAAAATAGGGACTTCT GTGTACTTTTGGAGTCTTCCAAGTTGTGCTGGGAACCAG TACTGCAGATTACAGATAAAGTACTTCAGGAATCAAGATAAGATGCATTTAGGGGTCCTGCTT CTGAGGAATACTTACAACAAGCTGGAATCTGATCTCTCAAACTCTAAAAAGCGTTATGTGGAGCTTGTTGAACATAGAGACAACTTGAAAAGAGGCAGGGAAGACTCT GAAGAGAGGGAATCGGCTCTGGAGGAGCTGAAGGCTGTAGAACTACACCATAAGAAGCTCAAG GAGGAACTAGCTGCATATGCAGATAGTGATCCAGCTGCAGTAGAAGCAATGA AGGATGCTATTGATGTTGCTCATTCAGCAGCTAACAGGTGGACAG ACAACATTTTCACTTTGCAACAGTGGTGTTCAACTACATTTCCACAAGCAAAAGAGCAACTTGAACATATGTACAGGGAG GTGGGGATAACTGAAGATTTTGAGTATCTGCAGTGA
- the LOC112881704 gene encoding meiotic nuclear division protein 1 homolog isoform X1, with protein sequence MSKKRGLSLEEKREQMLQIFYESQDFYLLKELEKLGPKKGVISQSVKDVVQSLVDDDLVLKDKIGTSVYFWSLPSCAGNQYCRLQIKYFRNQDKMHLGVLLLRNTYNKLESDLSNSKKRYVELVEHRDNLKRGREDSEERESALEELKAVELHHKKLKEELAAYADSDPAAVEAMKDAIDVAHSAANRWTDNIFTLQQWCSTTFPQAKEQLEHMYREVGITEDFEYLQ encoded by the exons ATG TCAAAGAAGAGGGGTCTCTCGTTGGAGGAGAAAAGGGAGCAAATGCTTCAAATATTTTATGAGAGTCAAGACTTCTATCTG CTTAAAGAACTAGAGAAATTGGGTCCTAAAAAGGGAGTGATCAGTCAGTCTGTGAAGGATGTTGTGCAAAGCCTGGTGGATGATGATCTTGTCTTGAAAGACAAAATAGGGACTTCT GTGTACTTTTGGAGTCTTCCAAGTTGTGCTGGGAACCAG TACTGCAGATTACAGATAAAGTACTTCAGGAATCAAGATAAGATGCATTTAGGGGTCCTGCTT CTGAGGAATACTTACAACAAGCTGGAATCTGATCTCTCAAACTCTAAAAAGCGTTATGTGGAGCTTGTTGAACATAGAGACAACTTGAAAAGAGGCAGGGAAGACTCT GAAGAGAGGGAATCGGCTCTGGAGGAGCTGAAGGCTGTAGAACTACACCATAAGAAGCTCAAG GAGGAACTAGCTGCATATGCAGATAGTGATCCAGCTGCAGTAGAAGCAATGA AGGATGCTATTGATGTTGCTCATTCAGCAGCTAACAGGTGGACAG ACAACATTTTCACTTTGCAACAGTGGTGTTCAACTACATTTCCACAAGCAAAAGAGCAACTTGAACATATGTACAGGGAG GTGGGGATAACTGAAGATTTTGAGTATCTGCAGTGA
- the LOC112881704 gene encoding meiotic nuclear division protein 1 homolog isoform X5: protein MSKKRGLSLEEKREQMLQIFYESQDFYLVYFWSLPSCAGNQLRNTYNKLESDLSNSKKRYVELVEHRDNLKRGREDSEERESALEELKAVELHHKKLKEELAAYADSDPAAVEAMKDAIDVAHSAANRWTDNIFTLQQWCSTTFPQAKEQLEHMYREVGITEDFEYLQ, encoded by the exons ATG TCAAAGAAGAGGGGTCTCTCGTTGGAGGAGAAAAGGGAGCAAATGCTTCAAATATTTTATGAGAGTCAAGACTTCTATCTG GTGTACTTTTGGAGTCTTCCAAGTTGTGCTGGGAACCAG CTGAGGAATACTTACAACAAGCTGGAATCTGATCTCTCAAACTCTAAAAAGCGTTATGTGGAGCTTGTTGAACATAGAGACAACTTGAAAAGAGGCAGGGAAGACTCT GAAGAGAGGGAATCGGCTCTGGAGGAGCTGAAGGCTGTAGAACTACACCATAAGAAGCTCAAG GAGGAACTAGCTGCATATGCAGATAGTGATCCAGCTGCAGTAGAAGCAATGA AGGATGCTATTGATGTTGCTCATTCAGCAGCTAACAGGTGGACAG ACAACATTTTCACTTTGCAACAGTGGTGTTCAACTACATTTCCACAAGCAAAAGAGCAACTTGAACATATGTACAGGGAG GTGGGGATAACTGAAGATTTTGAGTATCTGCAGTGA
- the LOC112881704 gene encoding meiotic nuclear division protein 1 homolog isoform X4 has product MPSSTSQRRGVSRWRRKGSKCFKYFMRVKTSIWCTFGVFQVVLGTRYCYDHFISALLGLHTLLRNTYNKLESDLSNSKKRYVELVEHRDNLKRGREDSEERESALEELKAVELHHKKLKEELAAYADSDPAAVEAMKDAIDVAHSAANRWTDNIFTLQQWCSTTFPQAKEQLEHMYREVGITEDFEYLQ; this is encoded by the exons ATGCCATCTAGTACTAG TCAAAGAAGAGGGGTCTCTCGTTGGAGGAGAAAAGGGAGCAAATGCTTCAAATATTTTATGAGAGTCAAGACTTCTATCTG GTGTACTTTTGGAGTCTTCCAAGTTGTGCTGGGAACCAGGTACTGTTATGATCACTTCATCTCAGCTCTTCTTGGCCTCCATACTCTG CTGAGGAATACTTACAACAAGCTGGAATCTGATCTCTCAAACTCTAAAAAGCGTTATGTGGAGCTTGTTGAACATAGAGACAACTTGAAAAGAGGCAGGGAAGACTCT GAAGAGAGGGAATCGGCTCTGGAGGAGCTGAAGGCTGTAGAACTACACCATAAGAAGCTCAAG GAGGAACTAGCTGCATATGCAGATAGTGATCCAGCTGCAGTAGAAGCAATGA AGGATGCTATTGATGTTGCTCATTCAGCAGCTAACAGGTGGACAG ACAACATTTTCACTTTGCAACAGTGGTGTTCAACTACATTTCCACAAGCAAAAGAGCAACTTGAACATATGTACAGGGAG GTGGGGATAACTGAAGATTTTGAGTATCTGCAGTGA